A genomic segment from Panulirus ornatus isolate Po-2019 chromosome 20, ASM3632096v1, whole genome shotgun sequence encodes:
- the LOC139755770 gene encoding casein kinase I-like, with translation MTVDLKGITLKSLAKNLGGTLPVEMMALFLAKMLGIFRQVHGAGYTHRDVKPHNFVLGDPLDPLDEKLYLIDFGLAKKYRDESGQHLPYAEGVKVKGTFVYMSQYTHMGIEPSRRDDLESLAYTAASLIKGRLPWSRLGHKTVKQRRKLVELKETVSPAEIFEGFPEEFPKFLQYARGLDYYEDPDYSYWQRVFSELAEREASSKRTD, from the coding sequence ATGACGGTGGACCTGAAGGGTATCACCCTCAAGTCTCTGGCTAAGAATTTGGGCGGCACCTTGCCCGTGGAAATGATGGCACTCTTCCTGGCCAAGATGTTGGGAATCTTCCGTCAGGTGCACGGCGCTGGCTACACCCACCGCGACGTCAAGCCTCATAACTTCGTTCTGGGCGATCCTCTGGACCCGCTCGACGAAAAACTCTACCTAATTGACTTCGGTTTAGCAAAGAAGTACCGTGACGAGAGCGGCCAACATTTGCCTTACGCTGAGGGAGTCAAAGTGAAGGGAACTTTTGTTTACATGAGCCAGTATACTCACATGGGGATCGAGCCGTCACGGCGGGACGACCTTGAATCCTTGGCTTATACCGCAGCCTCACTCATCAAGGGGAGGCTGCCGTGGTCGCGTCTTGGTCACAAGACAGTCAAGCAGCGACGTAAGTTAGTCGAGCTGAAGGAGACTGTTAGCCCAGCGGAGATTTTTGAAGGTTTTCCGGAGGAATTTCCAAAGTTCTTACAGTATGCTCGTGGCCTGGATTATTACGAAGACCCAGACTACAGTTACTGGCAGCGGGTGTTCTCCGAGCTGGCTGAGCGGGAGGCTTCTAGCAAACGTACAGACTGA